TGTCATAGATATTAAGAAATGTAGAAGGGCAAAGGGAATGGACATCCACTaatataaatattcaaaacaaaatgtaaataatttggTTGAATTTGTATACaagtgttttaattattttagttgatgttttgtttttttatcattcatttttttttaattttattaaatttaattaagggAAGAATTAAAATCACAtgactaatattaatttaattcatttgtCAAGCTTTTAAGCATGATTTGATTGTGAGTAAAAAAGcatgattttgttttattttttattttttttataaaaaaataagatatttttaaaaaacaggACCCAAAAAAGGACCCAAGTGTTCTTGTTTCCACCTACCAGTTTTAACTCCATATTGCTTCTTCATTTTCCTTATCAATTTTTGTAAGTGTGTTTGATTTCACaacaactaaaattaattttacataaattgattttaattaaaagaaataaaaaactttaaaattcattaaacacttataaaattattttaatttatcttccCCAATAGCATTAACGAGGATATGTCAGATCCAAAAACAATAGAATTCGTCAAAGCAAATACCCGTCATTTTACTACTTGACCAATCAATTGTAGTTAACTCTTTCCTTATTTTTAGAATAAGaactaaatgaaaaataaataaacataactaATGTAACCACTGTCTACAGTGGGTGCATCACTTTTATTTATGCAAGAGAGAGAGTCCCAAAACTAATACTTAACTCTTTCACATTATATCCAAGTATTATATCACTGTGACAACATAAAAATTTCTCTACATATACTTCAATGAAACAATTGATTGCTGCAGAGAAAGTTAACAAATAGTGAATGCTACTATGAAAATGCACTCTGCCACATAGAAAGGCTTTTAGTGCCTTAATTAGAGGGACATAGTGTCATTAatatttggtatacatgtgTCTGGACAAGAACCATATGTGCTATAGTTTCTACTTATGTGACTTCTATGTGGCTAAGAAATTGCAGCTAGAGAAGATTTCATAGGGATTATGGGTATGTAGAAGTTTCTTGTAATGGGTTGCTATATCTCATATactctttatttatattctttttatctTTGTCATTAAGAAAACTATATCCTTAAATGAATTCATGGATATAAACCATGGATAAGTAAAATGATAGAAGTCTATGAAGGGCTAAACATTATTGAATCCTTCAAAAACCATTATTAGCAAACATATATACTTATAAAAgacccaaaaataaaaaactatgcAACTTTGATAACAATTCAATATCACTTTATGGTTCAAAATTTCATATCAgtcaatatatattattatcactaaaaaaaagttacatttaGATGCTACAAGTCTTGAACTGAACATTATCAATAGCCAATTTATCACTTGGATAAGCACATTCGAATTTATCCTTCTGTGGCAACAAAGCACATGGTTGAGGTGTCACATCACTACTTGTAACACCAGAAACATCAGTGCAATTCCATGGAAGTTTCTTCTTATTTGCAGCCATTTCAATATTCGTATTAGAAATGCAAATTCCAGTATAAGGGTCATTACTAATGCCTTCAAGTTTACCAGCAAATGTCACATTCTTAGCAACAATATCACTGTAATTAATATTAGTAACATTAGGCAATGCTTTTGGATCAAAACCTTCATCAGCATGCTGACCATATGCACCTGTCATCCAAAACACATATTTCATAGTATTCAAGTTCATTCCTTTGACAAAAATGTCTCTCACAAATCCTCCTCTGCCTACTGCAGATTTGATTCTAACAGCTGATTCTGTTGAGATTGCTGTAATGTCTTCAGCTCTAACATCTTGAATTCCACCAGACATTTCACTTCCTAATGCAATTGTAGCACTGTCAGGGGATATACATGTTAGTCTTCTAATGATTACGTGTTGTGTTGGCATTCCAACTTTAATACCATACTCATCCCAACCACTTTTAATTGCAATACAATCATCACCAGAAACTATGAAATTGTCTTCAATCTTAACATTTGAGCATGAATCTGTtaacaaagaaacaaaaaaagtgGTTAGTAATTTAGTATgtgtatttgataatttttattacttaatactgaatatatacataattatttCACCGGTTAAGCTGGTGAAATTATTATGCTATAATGGATGAATAGATACATTACCTGGGTCAATTCCATCTGTGTTTGGGGAAGTAACTGGTGCAAGAATGGTAAGACCTTGTATAATTATGTtactgaaaataaaaaaattaattagaagaATGAAAGAATGCATTATTATGCATAAAGACTAATAATGGACTAAGGTTGAGCAAATTAAAAATAGTGTGTATTTTTCAAACCTGCTGTAAATTGGATGGACAAACCAAGATGGAGAATTGATCAAAGTGAGATTTGAGATTTGAATTTGATCAGAATACATGATTTCAATCATGTATGGTCTGGTGAGcttcattttatcttttttaaactTGCTCCACCAATAAGATCCTTGTCCATCAATAGTCCCATTGTTACCTAATAATCAAGTTACAATAtgttaaattcaaaaaaaaaaaaaaaagtactttGTCATTTGTAATATAAACATAGGAATCTTTAATAATAGCATATAGATATTTCTTAATCAAATGATTACCAGTAATTATAACATCAGTGAGATGAGTTCCAAAAATGAGACTGCTAAACCTTCCACCAGGTGCATCTCTTCCTCTTCCATAAGATGGTAGAACTGGAAGTTGAGGCCATTCTGATTCATCCTGTATCATATAAATGATCCTTtagtatattattaattattaaaacttatcaaatattaaaaatttcagTGCAAAAAAGGACTGAAACAAAAAAATGCTAAATAATACCTGAGATCCAAGAATGACAGCACCCTTTTGGAGAAAAAGAGTGAAATGACTTGTGAGATTGAAACTACCAGTAAGCCATTTTCCAGGTGGAACAATAAGTTGTGCACCACCATCATTTGCATATTGGCTAAGTTTGTTTATTGCATCATTAAATGCCTTTGTGTTAGAGGTTTTTCCATCACCAACAGCACCAAAATCTGTCAAAACTGCACTGTGTTTTCTACAATTGATAGCAAGATAATCTAAGTTTTCTATTTTAGAACTCACTAGTCTACTTTCTGCTATTGATCCCAATATCAGAACTAAAGAGATCAACCCAATAACCTgcacaaaaaataacaatagagCGATGTTATTCGTcgagaaagaaaataaacatCAACTTATATATTGCCTCTGATCAAAAAAAGaggaaataataatattgtatgtGTAAAGTTATTTTACACtgaaattcaatcaaaacttgTCAACCCATTAAACAATTatgtaatttcattttttgatattttatttgatggGTTAGCAAATTACGATTACACGTCAGAGgaaaaaataactttatattAACGACATGACATCATAGAAATCATTGTGAATGTGACAAAGAACATGTAAATAAACATtacacaaacaaaattttggttaTAAAAATGATCAAAAGAGAAGGGTAAAAATAAGTGCAAACAACTAAGAACAAAGAAAATTACATAGGAATTTCCAAATCTTGGACTCATCATCGTGTTCTGTTTTTCTACTTTCAGTGTGTTGTGGAGAAGAGATGGGCATATAGTAGATATATATAGAGGATTATGACTGCTAATATGCATATTAAAATTGTGATTAATGgttattattttatgaatgtGATTCTTAATTTTTCTGAGTTAAATTTGATtgattgacaaaaataaataaatttaagattatttaaaaaataataatgataagaaAGGGAAAAAAGTTATGGTCGATTGATAATTGTCCCACCAGTACCCCTCTCGATTTGAACtcaatatattcaaaataaataattgaaaggACTTTTaagtatattaataattatttagataTCCATATGAAAAGATGagaaaagatttaaaaattaaatgttaagaTTCTTAGTAAATTacgaaagaagaaaaaaaattaagatcaattaaatattattgaaatttttctaGTTTAAGTGGGTTAAATGGTGgtaaaaggaaaacaaaatcaatatttgaaaatatgtatgaaaatatattttacatgatcttttcttttttggaaTATGGAGGGCCTAACCTAAAGAAAGAAAACTACATAAAAACTACATGTTTTTATATTTACGACATAAAAGAATGGTTGTCAAATCAAAAATTTCCAACGTTCAAAGAATATATCTTCTGCCGAAATATATATgaacatatttattattatttctattattatattatcgttgttattattattcatcaaaataattatttttacaagaAATTAATACTATATCGGCCTTTCCCCTTACTATACAGTAGTACTCGTACTTTATAGAGTTGCTATACCATAAAGAGTCAAAAATAAGTCTAAGAAAACAAGAGTTAAACTATTTTGAcaagtaaatatttaaaaaaattactaagaGTAAATTATTCAGTCCCCAATCAAGGTGGATTTTggttttataatttgataacttttttaaattaaaactagatttaattttggattttcaacttttaatttcaaattctgaaatttaattatgagtttgatttcaattttttattttatttgaattaaattactCTCTTTATATtgtcttatttttaattatctaaatataaaaatatactaacatatacaaataattaataaatattattaaaattataattattttaaataatttaaatcttataaactgataatttatttaattataatatttttattaataatggTTGAAAGTAGTAATTGTGTAAATGATTAATGCACTGGTGATCAGTTATCTAAAATAGTTGTAAAAGTCAAAAAATATGGTCGGACATTTGAAGAGGGTGGTTCAAGTGTGATTGTAGACGGAGTGGTGGTCGAGTGCGGCAGCAATGGTTGAAGATAATGATAGTAATTGGAGATGGTGATGATTGTGGTGGTCGAGTGGTGGTGGACAATGATTAGAAAAGATAGTCCGTGGTTATAGTAGTGCTTACTAGTAGatatatgtaaattttaaaataaaaataataaatgttatttatttgttttgagtcggagaaaaaaaaattgttttaaaattaagtgAAAATATCAAATCAATTTCATTATACCATAAAACTAACAAGCACCGTGAACATGCCAAAAAGCCAATAAATTATGTtatatttgatgaaattacTGTCTTTTAGGTATGCTCCTTTTGTCTCACTAATAAAGATAATATTCTTGCGCTGCACGAATTTGTTTCAATTATGTATTAATAATAAGAGTTcttcatcaaataaattatatttattttaatgaaatgaCAAATGTCATATATATCCAAAAaacttatataataaaatactctaaattttaaataaattttaaagaaatatattaaatatttttagcaTTTTGAGTAAATACTCTTTcactaaaaaatttcaattttttttacaataatatgcatttaacattttttatagtttatatttataaaaaaagaggaTATGTTAAATAGATAAATG
The genomic region above belongs to Cicer arietinum cultivar CDC Frontier isolate Library 1 chromosome 4, Cicar.CDCFrontier_v2.0, whole genome shotgun sequence and contains:
- the LOC101498841 gene encoding probable polygalacturonase, producing MMSPRFGNSYVIGLISLVLILGSIAESRLVSSKIENLDYLAINCRKHSAVLTDFGAVGDGKTSNTKAFNDAINKLSQYANDGGAQLIVPPGKWLTGSFNLTSHFTLFLQKGAVILGSQDESEWPQLPVLPSYGRGRDAPGGRFSSLIFGTHLTDVIITGNNGTIDGQGSYWWSKFKKDKMKLTRPYMIEIMYSDQIQISNLTLINSPSWFVHPIYSSNIIIQGLTILAPVTSPNTDGIDPDSCSNVKIEDNFIVSGDDCIAIKSGWDEYGIKVGMPTQHVIIRRLTCISPDSATIALGSEMSGGIQDVRAEDITAISTESAVRIKSAVGRGGFVRDIFVKGMNLNTMKYVFWMTGAYGQHADEGFDPKALPNVTNINYSDIVAKNVTFAGKLEGISNDPYTGICISNTNIEMAANKKKLPWNCTDVSGVTSSDVTPQPCALLPQKDKFECAYPSDKLAIDNVQFKTCSI